The following are from one region of the Halodesulfurarchaeum sp. HSR-GB genome:
- a CDS encoding ATP-NAD kinase: MTIVGPEKCIPTGLESASEADVDHVERVSTADPPESDFLVTVGESALLSAVTAAVQVPIVPVAVDAGVPTVPLSDLAAAISALVAGESTIETVPTIVVSLGENTYRALMDVMAVTAEPARISEFRTRKVETDVVVDQVRADGIVAAAAAGTPGYGTAAGGPILDPELDGLAVVPVGPFRTERPQWVLAPPIEFEVVRESVPVSLVVDDDPVERVPAGEPVRLDWGEPIEIAVLEATIPPLANDPEN; encoded by the coding sequence GTGACGATCGTCGGGCCGGAGAAATGCATACCGACAGGACTCGAATCGGCAAGTGAAGCCGATGTCGACCACGTCGAGCGGGTTTCCACAGCAGATCCACCGGAGAGCGATTTCCTCGTCACAGTCGGCGAGTCGGCCCTGCTCTCGGCCGTGACGGCGGCGGTCCAGGTGCCAATCGTGCCAGTCGCCGTCGATGCCGGGGTGCCGACCGTTCCCCTGTCCGACCTGGCGGCAGCCATTTCGGCCCTGGTGGCTGGCGAGTCGACCATCGAGACCGTTCCGACGATAGTGGTGTCACTGGGCGAGAACACGTATCGCGCCCTGATGGACGTGATGGCCGTGACCGCCGAGCCGGCCCGGATCTCGGAGTTTCGGACCCGAAAAGTCGAGACTGATGTCGTGGTCGATCAGGTCCGAGCCGATGGAATCGTGGCCGCAGCGGCGGCCGGAACTCCCGGCTATGGAACGGCCGCGGGCGGCCCGATTCTCGATCCGGAACTCGATGGCCTGGCAGTCGTCCCAGTCGGTCCCTTCCGGACCGAGCGCCCCCAATGGGTGTTGGCCCCGCCGATCGAGTTCGAGGTCGTCCGCGAGTCGGTTCCGGTCTCGCTGGTCGTCGACGACGATCCGGTCGAGCGCGTGCCGGCCGGTGAGCCGGTGAGACTCGACTGGGGCGAGCCGATCGAGATCGCCGTCCTCGAAGCGACGATCCCGCCGCTCGCGAACGACCCGGAGAACTAG
- the coaBC gene encoding bifunctional phosphopantothenoylcysteine decarboxylase/phosphopantothenate--cysteine ligase CoaBC yields MLDGTNVALGVTGSVAAVTVVELAHELRRRGATVRALMTESAQGIVHPDAVTYATDEPVVTDLTGAVEHVELCGKDGWADVCLVAPATANTIGKIASGIDDTPVTTGVTTALGAGIPVVLAPAMHEGMFDHPGVKRNIETIAEWGVSVVPPRIEEGKAKIATADTIALETARAAADSPLAGSHVVVTSGATAEPIDPVRVLTNRASGRTGRAVARAIYVRGGSVTLVHNGGSVPYAEVQSVETAAEMTEAALEAAKGADAFVSAAAISDYTVEPAAEKLSSGESRTLKLEPTPKLVDSVREAQPGLPIVGFKVESDRDTLLDGAHELLDRVGMAFVVANRADAMGGPETAVEFVFEERTEQFEGSKAALGERVVSELATVLQ; encoded by the coding sequence ATGCTCGACGGGACGAACGTGGCACTGGGAGTGACCGGAAGTGTCGCCGCCGTGACGGTCGTCGAACTGGCCCACGAACTCCGACGTCGCGGGGCGACGGTCCGGGCGCTCATGACCGAATCTGCCCAGGGAATCGTCCACCCCGATGCGGTCACCTACGCAACTGACGAACCGGTCGTGACGGACCTGACAGGGGCCGTCGAGCACGTCGAACTCTGTGGGAAAGACGGCTGGGCGGACGTCTGCCTGGTGGCCCCCGCGACGGCCAACACGATCGGCAAGATCGCGAGTGGCATCGACGACACCCCCGTGACGACCGGGGTCACCACCGCTCTCGGGGCGGGAATTCCGGTCGTGCTCGCACCCGCGATGCACGAGGGGATGTTCGATCACCCAGGTGTAAAGCGCAACATCGAGACGATCGCGGAGTGGGGCGTCTCGGTCGTTCCACCACGAATCGAGGAGGGCAAGGCCAAGATCGCGACGGCGGATACGATCGCGCTCGAAACGGCTCGGGCAGCGGCTGATTCGCCGCTCGCCGGCTCACACGTGGTGGTCACGAGCGGGGCCACCGCGGAGCCGATCGATCCGGTCCGGGTCCTCACGAATCGCGCAAGCGGTCGAACCGGCCGGGCGGTCGCCCGTGCCATCTACGTGCGGGGCGGATCGGTCACGCTCGTGCACAACGGGGGTTCAGTCCCATATGCCGAGGTACAGTCCGTCGAGACGGCCGCCGAGATGACCGAGGCGGCCCTGGAAGCCGCCAAGGGCGCAGACGCCTTCGTCTCCGCGGCCGCGATCTCGGACTACACCGTCGAACCCGCCGCCGAGAAACTTTCCTCCGGCGAGTCGCGAACGCTCAAACTGGAGCCAACACCGAAACTGGTAGACTCCGTCCGGGAGGCCCAACCAGGCCTCCCCATCGTCGGCTTCAAAGTCGAAAGCGACCGGGACACACTGCTCGACGGGGCCCACGAACTCCTCGATCGGGTGGGAATGGCCTTCGTCGTCGCGAATCGCGCCGACGCGATGGGCGGGCCGGAGACCGCAGTCGAATTCGTCTTCGAGGAGCGAACGGAGCAATTCGAGGGGTCCAAAGCGGCTCTCGGTGAGCGAGTGGTCAGCGAACTGGCGACGGTCCTACAGTAG
- a CDS encoding SRPBCC family protein, translating to MGTGINLGDVGGTLFCRARLRSIVNEIAVSRELNQPPEVVFDTVRDFQAYPRYSKYLQSVSATAETQVTEYAFQFGWWKLAYETQARVTACEPPHTIDWTITQDLEADGRWVVEERSDGSQLHFQVAYDPDSLGSDAVSLPFGVSLDWVRDRATALIESEAKRVLDRIVAEVDGRPTRDKVE from the coding sequence ATGGGGACGGGGATAAACCTGGGCGATGTGGGCGGCACGCTCTTCTGCCGGGCCCGACTACGATCGATCGTGAACGAGATCGCCGTCTCTCGGGAACTGAACCAGCCCCCGGAGGTGGTGTTCGACACCGTCCGGGACTTCCAGGCCTACCCACGCTATTCGAAGTACCTGCAGTCGGTTTCGGCGACCGCGGAAACGCAGGTGACCGAGTACGCGTTTCAGTTCGGCTGGTGGAAACTCGCCTACGAGACCCAGGCCCGGGTGACCGCGTGTGAGCCACCACACACGATCGACTGGACGATCACGCAGGATCTCGAGGCGGACGGTCGCTGGGTCGTCGAAGAGCGCTCCGACGGGTCACAGCTCCACTTCCAGGTCGCCTACGATCCGGACTCGCTCGGGTCGGATGCCGTCTCGTTGCCGTTTGGCGTCTCTCTGGACTGGGTTCGAGATCGAGCCACGGCGCTGATCGAGTCGGAAGCGAAACGAGTGCTGGATCGGATCGTGGCGGAAGTGGACGGTCGACCGACGCGGGACAAGGTCGAGTAG
- a CDS encoding Na(+)/H(+) antiporter subunit D: MDPMTSVPPAFVVLAVAIALPFLPRRLGHALGVLATGGASIWAYLAPAGVHLPIRFLGFDAVLLQVDTLSRLMGIIFGLIAAAAVLYSYSSEASNRQTAFALGYVGTSLGAVFAGDWLTMVFFWELMAVTSTLLVWDYGGEAIRAGYRYAFYHGLGGSLLMAAVVCHYTAVDSFLFSASSGLVAGIPTALAAVGIGVNVGFVGLHAWLPDTYPRPQIAASVFLSVYTTKTGVYGLARAFPDGHIAIAYMGAAMAMIGVIYALFQHDMRRLLAYHIQSQVGYMVAGVGIGTAMATAGAFAHVFNHILYKALLFMTAGVVIARTGTERLDDLGGLAKHLPFTALAFTIAALSISGFPGFNGFVSKGLLTVAAHEEHLTAIYYLLMAAGVGTFMSFIKFGYYAFFRDLDREWDVDWSNWGQRVAMLGVSVLLVLFGLFPQTLFAVLPGSTAHAHTFAPSHILEGLILAALGLLGFAVVKKPLSRIAHVPDVDAIINPVMFYGTRALVRGLTELYAAVDRVVAGGSYAIARRLSYPYPVLNWVRVRATSVEREFRPGSLRATIAASIALMVVVLSGVLLGLLL, encoded by the coding sequence ATGGATCCGATGACGAGTGTGCCACCGGCCTTCGTGGTCCTGGCCGTCGCCATCGCCCTCCCCTTCCTGCCGCGACGCCTGGGACATGCCCTGGGCGTGCTCGCTACTGGCGGGGCCTCTATCTGGGCGTATCTCGCTCCCGCCGGGGTTCATCTCCCGATTCGGTTCCTGGGCTTCGATGCGGTGTTGCTCCAGGTCGATACGCTCTCCCGGCTCATGGGGATCATCTTCGGGCTCATCGCGGCCGCTGCAGTCCTCTACTCGTACTCCTCGGAGGCGTCGAACCGGCAGACGGCCTTCGCATTGGGGTATGTCGGCACCAGCCTGGGGGCCGTCTTCGCCGGCGACTGGCTCACGATGGTGTTCTTCTGGGAGCTCATGGCCGTCACCAGCACGTTGCTCGTCTGGGATTACGGCGGAGAGGCCATCAGAGCCGGCTACCGCTATGCGTTCTATCACGGGCTCGGCGGGAGTCTCCTCATGGCGGCAGTCGTCTGCCACTACACCGCCGTCGACTCGTTCCTCTTCAGTGCGAGTTCGGGGCTCGTGGCCGGCATTCCGACGGCGCTCGCCGCGGTCGGGATCGGCGTCAACGTCGGGTTCGTCGGGCTCCACGCCTGGCTGCCGGACACCTATCCGCGGCCGCAGATCGCCGCCAGTGTCTTCCTCTCGGTCTACACGACCAAGACCGGTGTGTACGGCCTGGCCCGGGCCTTCCCGGACGGCCACATCGCGATCGCGTACATGGGCGCGGCGATGGCGATGATCGGTGTCATCTACGCGCTGTTCCAGCACGACATGCGACGCCTCCTCGCCTATCACATCCAGTCCCAGGTGGGATACATGGTCGCCGGCGTCGGGATCGGGACGGCGATGGCGACGGCCGGCGCCTTCGCCCACGTGTTCAACCACATCCTCTACAAGGCGTTGCTCTTCATGACTGCGGGTGTGGTCATCGCCCGGACCGGCACCGAGCGCCTTGACGATCTGGGCGGGCTTGCCAAGCACCTGCCGTTTACGGCACTCGCGTTCACGATCGCTGCCCTCTCGATTTCCGGGTTCCCCGGATTCAACGGCTTCGTGAGCAAGGGCCTGCTCACCGTCGCGGCCCACGAGGAACACCTCACGGCGATCTACTACCTGCTTATGGCGGCCGGCGTGGGCACGTTCATGTCGTTCATCAAGTTCGGGTACTATGCCTTCTTCCGGGATCTGGACCGGGAGTGGGACGTCGACTGGTCGAACTGGGGCCAGCGGGTCGCCATGCTCGGTGTCTCCGTGTTGCTGGTGCTGTTCGGGCTCTTCCCCCAGACCCTCTTTGCAGTGCTGCCCGGGAGTACCGCACACGCCCACACCTTCGCGCCGAGTCATATTCTCGAAGGGCTGATTCTGGCGGCACTGGGGCTTCTCGGCTTCGCAGTCGTCAAAAAGCCGCTGTCCAGGATCGCCCACGTGCCGGACGTGGATGCGATCATCAACCCCGTCATGTTCTACGGGACCAGGGCGCTGGTCAGGGGGCTCACCGAACTGTACGCGGCCGTGGATCGCGTGGTTGCTGGTGGCTCCTATGCCATCGCCCGACGGCTCTCCTATCCGTATCCGGTGCTCAACTGGGTGCGTGTCAGGGCGACCAGCGTGGAGCGTGAGTTCCGACCCGGGAGCCTGCGGGCGACGATCGCCGCGAGTATCGCGCTGATGGTCGTGGTACTAAGCGGCGTGCTGCTCGGACTCCTACTGTAG
- a CDS encoding aconitase X catalytic domain-containing protein: MPIDLTTDEQALLESDNPAVRKSMELLVRLGDIYGAEEFVEIGSAQASGISYKSIGDPGVEFLEGFAAEGAEVEVQTFANPAGMDIDRWEEMGVDPEFAKQQRRIVGALREMGVTVSFTCTPYLAGNLPGPNEHIAWAESSAVSFANSVVGARTNREGGPSALAAAITGRTPKYGLHLAENRVPTHRIDVDVELQNQADFAALGSWAGRIVEDGRPYFAGVDGATTDELKALGAAMAATGAVAMHFVGGVTTDEEPPTDLETLQFGSTELDAEYGELNSTGDTDLIVFGCPHASVDEIGQVADRLDGESLDRDLWVCASGAVKSQADRMGYTETIEDAGGMVLSDTCNVVAPIEEMGYESTATDSAKAAAYLPGFGEQDVHFDDKLSLLEEAIE; the protein is encoded by the coding sequence ATGCCAATCGATCTCACCACCGACGAACAGGCACTGCTCGAATCAGACAATCCGGCCGTCCGAAAGTCGATGGAGCTGCTCGTGCGCCTCGGAGACATCTACGGCGCCGAGGAGTTCGTCGAGATCGGCTCCGCCCAGGCCTCGGGCATCTCCTACAAGTCGATCGGCGACCCCGGGGTTGAGTTCCTCGAAGGGTTCGCCGCGGAGGGTGCGGAAGTGGAGGTCCAGACGTTCGCCAACCCGGCGGGGATGGACATCGACCGCTGGGAGGAGATGGGTGTCGACCCGGAGTTCGCAAAGCAGCAGCGCCGAATCGTGGGCGCACTTCGTGAGATGGGTGTGACCGTCTCCTTTACCTGTACCCCGTACCTCGCGGGGAACCTTCCCGGGCCGAACGAACACATCGCCTGGGCGGAGTCCTCGGCGGTCTCCTTTGCGAACAGCGTGGTTGGCGCACGCACCAACCGCGAGGGCGGTCCCTCCGCACTCGCGGCGGCGATCACGGGTCGCACCCCGAAGTACGGGTTGCACCTCGCGGAAAACCGTGTCCCAACCCATCGGATCGACGTCGACGTCGAACTGCAGAATCAGGCGGATTTCGCCGCGCTTGGCTCCTGGGCGGGCCGGATCGTGGAGGACGGCCGTCCCTACTTCGCCGGCGTGGATGGGGCGACAACGGACGAACTGAAGGCCCTCGGCGCGGCGATGGCCGCAACCGGAGCGGTGGCGATGCACTTCGTCGGCGGGGTCACCACCGACGAGGAGCCACCGACGGACCTCGAAACCCTGCAGTTCGGCTCGACGGAACTCGACGCCGAGTACGGCGAACTCAACTCGACGGGGGACACCGACCTCATCGTCTTTGGCTGTCCACACGCTTCAGTCGACGAGATCGGGCAGGTGGCCGATCGGCTGGACGGGGAGTCACTCGATCGGGATCTCTGGGTCTGTGCCAGCGGCGCAGTCAAGTCCCAGGCCGACCGGATGGGCTACACGGAGACGATCGAAGACGCCGGCGGGATGGTCCTCAGCGACACCTGTAACGTCGTCGCCCCGATCGAGGAGATGGGCTATGAATCCACGGCCACCGACTCCGCGAAGGCGGCGGCCTACCTCCCGGGATTCGGTGAACAGGACGTGCACTTCGACGACAAACTCTCCCTGCTCGAGGAGGCGATCGAATGA
- the nth gene encoding endonuclease III — MGIPRDSRSEQATVVIDRLREAYPEATISLDFENRLELLIAVVLSAQCPDERVNEVTETLFEQYRTPADYAAADPADIAEIIGSCTYPNNKAEYLVGIGEQLLAEHDGAVPDSMDELTDLPGVGRKTANVVLQHGHDTVAGIVVDTHVQRLSRRLGLTDEERPEKIEADLQEILPEEDWKLFTHWLIAHGRAVCTARSPDCETCVLEDICPSSRLE, encoded by the coding sequence ATGGGCATCCCGCGGGACTCTCGAAGCGAACAGGCAACTGTCGTCATCGATCGACTGCGCGAGGCCTACCCGGAGGCGACGATCTCGCTCGACTTCGAGAACCGCCTCGAACTACTGATCGCGGTCGTGCTCTCGGCCCAGTGTCCGGACGAACGGGTCAACGAGGTCACCGAGACGCTGTTCGAGCAGTACCGAACGCCCGCAGACTACGCCGCAGCCGATCCGGCGGACATCGCCGAGATCATCGGTTCGTGTACCTACCCGAACAACAAGGCCGAGTATCTCGTTGGCATCGGCGAGCAACTACTCGCGGAACACGACGGTGCGGTGCCGGACTCGATGGACGAACTGACCGATCTGCCTGGCGTCGGGCGAAAGACCGCAAACGTGGTGTTACAACACGGCCACGACACCGTCGCGGGGATCGTGGTCGATACCCACGTACAGCGTCTCTCGCGCCGGCTGGGACTCACGGACGAAGAGCGGCCGGAGAAGATCGAAGCCGACCTGCAGGAGATCCTGCCCGAGGAAGACTGGAAGCTGTTCACTCACTGGTTGATCGCCCACGGCCGGGCCGTCTGCACGGCTCGCTCACCCGATTGTGAGACCTGTGTCCTCGAAGACATCTGTCCTTCTTCCCGATTGGAATAG
- a CDS encoding MTH865 family protein: protein MSTEAELREEFITAFEDAEYPVTGQMDLVPALPKGPRTKFEAGGVSFSVMELASKLGSHANFPYEDVESLVDDIMDALREEDEI, encoded by the coding sequence ATGAGTACCGAAGCCGAACTCCGCGAGGAGTTCATAACGGCCTTCGAGGACGCGGAGTACCCCGTCACCGGACAGATGGACCTCGTGCCGGCCCTCCCGAAGGGTCCCCGGACGAAATTCGAGGCCGGCGGCGTGAGTTTCTCCGTGATGGAGTTGGCGTCCAAACTCGGCTCCCACGCCAACTTCCCCTACGAGGACGTCGAATCACTGGTCGATGACATCATGGACGCGTTGCGCGAAGAAGACGAGATCTAG
- a CDS encoding UbiD family decarboxylase codes for MGLRSVLSGSPVTELTEPVDPRFELAALSVQDESQPLVFESVAGYPDLSAVTNVVSSRERIAGALDVDRGEIVDAMTRATTDPEPLAGTTAAAFEHVATSPTLDDHVPIPTYYDEHERQYIASGIVIAKDPDTGVQNLSFHRLMYDGENEFVMRLVERHLHDIRSRSEGPLDVAIVVGVHPAVELAAATSGSPEMDELEVANALLDGDLAVTELDGLTVPAEAELVMTATIHDETRAEGPFVDLSRTWDTVRQQPVVEVRDLYLRPDPMIRVVVPGKREHAHLMGLPQEPRIKRIVENTVPTVQEVVLTPGGCSWLHGVVSIEKRTEGDAKNAGLAALAAHPSMKRVVVVDEDIDPADPDAVEWAVATRVQADQDIETVENAKGSSLDPSQDFETGTLTKWLVDATVPSNRDRAEFTEATVPGATEISLAEYQ; via the coding sequence ATGGGACTGCGAAGCGTGCTTTCGGGGTCGCCGGTCACGGAACTCACCGAACCGGTCGATCCCAGATTCGAACTCGCGGCACTCTCAGTACAGGACGAGTCACAGCCACTCGTCTTCGAGTCGGTCGCGGGGTATCCGGACCTCTCGGCGGTGACCAACGTCGTCTCCTCCCGCGAGCGAATTGCCGGGGCACTCGATGTGGACCGGGGCGAGATCGTCGACGCGATGACCAGGGCGACGACTGACCCGGAACCGCTGGCTGGAACGACGGCAGCGGCTTTCGAACACGTCGCGACCTCGCCGACCCTCGATGACCACGTCCCGATTCCCACCTACTACGACGAACACGAACGCCAGTATATCGCCTCGGGAATCGTGATCGCGAAGGACCCCGATACCGGGGTGCAGAACCTCTCCTTCCACCGGTTGATGTACGACGGGGAAAACGAGTTCGTCATGCGCCTCGTCGAGCGCCACCTCCATGACATCCGATCTCGAAGCGAGGGGCCACTCGACGTGGCCATCGTCGTCGGGGTCCATCCGGCCGTGGAACTGGCTGCGGCGACCTCGGGCAGCCCCGAGATGGACGAACTCGAAGTCGCCAACGCCCTGCTCGACGGCGACCTGGCCGTCACGGAACTCGACGGACTGACGGTGCCCGCCGAGGCCGAACTGGTGATGACGGCGACGATTCACGACGAGACTCGTGCGGAGGGCCCCTTCGTGGACCTCTCGCGCACCTGGGATACGGTCCGTCAACAGCCGGTCGTCGAGGTTCGGGACCTCTACCTGCGCCCGGATCCGATGATTCGGGTCGTCGTGCCGGGGAAGCGAGAACACGCCCACCTCATGGGGCTCCCCCAGGAGCCGCGGATCAAGCGAATCGTGGAGAACACCGTCCCCACCGTGCAGGAGGTCGTACTGACTCCCGGTGGGTGTTCCTGGCTTCACGGGGTCGTCTCGATCGAGAAGCGCACCGAGGGCGATGCGAAAAACGCCGGACTCGCCGCACTCGCTGCCCATCCCTCGATGAAACGGGTGGTCGTGGTCGACGAGGACATCGACCCGGCCGACCCCGATGCGGTCGAGTGGGCCGTGGCAACGCGGGTCCAGGCCGATCAGGACATCGAAACCGTCGAGAATGCGAAGGGCTCCTCACTCGATCCGTCCCAGGACTTCGAGACGGGGACCCTCACCAAGTGGCTCGTGGACGCGACCGTCCCCTCGAATCGTGATCGTGCCGAATTCACCGAAGCGACGGTTCCGGGCGCGACGGAGATCTCACTCGCGGAGTACCAGTAA
- a CDS encoding polyprenyl synthetase family protein, whose product MRDALTEWREPIDREIEELLPRTITEETLADLFGPPRYEYDTEAIAQALFEPVWDLLDRGGKRWRPVLFLELVDALGEDPEQYLPYATIPEILHTGTIIVDDVEDDATLRRGEEAIHLRYGTDIALNAGNALYFVPLKVISANPGDLDPSQQLGIYEMLTFELNRTHLGQGTDIVWHNESEIDITEAQYLEMSACKTGCLGRIAGRLAALVTDSPDAVEDAFAAYAESLSIAFQIGDDVLDVKHSLDQAGEFGKAFGNDIREGKRTLLVIHALKKADPADRDRLESILTADEVTDEEIEFVLSILQETDSVAFALETAQRLAADARSQLAEVDIDPDVQAELEEFTRYVIERDR is encoded by the coding sequence ATGCGGGACGCGTTGACCGAATGGCGGGAGCCGATCGATCGGGAGATCGAAGAGCTCCTGCCACGGACGATCACCGAGGAGACGTTGGCCGACCTGTTCGGGCCACCGCGATACGAATACGACACCGAGGCGATCGCGCAGGCCCTCTTCGAACCAGTCTGGGATCTGCTCGATCGGGGTGGCAAGCGCTGGCGGCCCGTCCTCTTTCTCGAACTCGTGGACGCACTCGGCGAGGATCCCGAGCAGTACCTCCCCTACGCCACGATCCCCGAAATCCTCCACACCGGGACGATCATCGTCGACGACGTGGAGGACGATGCAACGTTGCGCCGGGGCGAGGAGGCGATTCACCTCCGCTATGGAACCGACATCGCGTTGAACGCCGGGAACGCGCTGTACTTCGTGCCCCTGAAGGTAATCTCGGCGAATCCCGGTGACCTCGATCCGTCCCAGCAACTCGGGATCTACGAGATGTTGACTTTCGAACTGAATCGGACCCATCTGGGCCAGGGCACGGACATCGTCTGGCACAACGAGAGTGAGATCGACATCACCGAGGCACAATACCTGGAGATGAGCGCCTGCAAGACCGGTTGCCTGGGGCGGATTGCGGGTCGGCTGGCCGCACTCGTGACGGACAGTCCCGATGCCGTCGAGGACGCCTTCGCCGCCTACGCCGAGTCCCTCTCGATTGCCTTCCAGATCGGCGACGACGTACTCGACGTGAAACACTCACTCGATCAGGCCGGGGAGTTCGGCAAGGCTTTCGGAAACGACATCCGCGAGGGCAAACGCACCCTGCTCGTGATTCACGCGCTCAAAAAAGCCGACCCGGCCGACCGGGACCGCCTGGAGTCGATTCTCACGGCCGATGAGGTCACCGACGAGGAGATCGAATTCGTGCTCTCGATCCTCCAGGAGACCGACAGCGTGGCGTTCGCCCTGGAGACCGCACAGCGACTCGCGGCCGACGCACGCTCACAGCTAGCCGAAGTGGATATCGATCCCGACGTGCAGGCCGAACTGGAAGAGTTCACCCGCTACGTGATCGAACGCGATCGCTGA